The segment TGAAGCGATTGATCGAACTCTCGTTGCACCACCGCATGTTGGTGTTTGTCATCACTTTCCTGGTCGCCTTGGCCGGATTGCGCAGTGCATTGCAATTGCCCATCGACGCGGTGCCCGATTTGACCAACACTCAGGTAACGGTGATGACCGAGGCCGGTTCTTTGCCGCCGGTGGAAGTCGAACGTCAAGTGACGTATCCGATCGAATGGGCGATGGGTGGATTGCCCAACGTTGAAGAAGTCCGCAGTGTGTCGAAGTTCGGGCTGTCGGTCATCACGATCGTTTTCAACGAAGGCACCGATGTCTACTTTGCTACGTCACAGGTGGACCAACGGTTGTCTTCGGCAGCCGCCGAAATCCCTGAAAACTATGGGCCGCCTGAATTGGGCCCAATGACGACCGCTCTGGGCGAAATCCTGCAGTTCGAAGTGCGTGACGATTCGAAGTCGCCGATGGAACTGAGAACGCTGTTGGAATGGCAGATCGCACCACGGCTGCGTGAGGTCGCCGGAGTGACCGAGATCAACAGCATGGGCGGCTTTTACAAAAGCTTCGAAGTCCGTCCGGATCCCGACCGGCTGACGTCCCTGGGCATCGGTTTGGATGAACTTTACCGGAAGATCGAAGATGCCAACGTGAACGCAGGTGGTGGTTACATCGTGCACCACGGAGAGCAACGCTTCTTGCGAGGCGAAGGATTGTTGGTCGACGAATCGGATTTGGGCAACATTGTTTTGCGTCGCAACGATGAGGGGCTGCCATTGTTGCTGTCCGATGTGGCACGCATTTGCATCGCACCACTGCCACGTCAGGGGGCGGTCAGTCGGGACGGTCGCGGCGAGGCGGTGACCGGTATGGTGATGATGCGAATCGGCGAGAATTCACGTGAGGTGGTTGCGCGGGTCAAAGACCGTATCGAAGAATTGCGGGATTCGTTGCCGGCGGGGGTTCAGCTGGAAATCATCTATGACCGCGAAGATCTGATCGGTCGGACATTGAAAACGGTCTTGAAGAATCTGGTCGAAGGCGGCGCTTTGGTGGCGATCGTCCTATTGGCGATGCTGGGCAGCATCCGGGCCGGTCTGATCGTGGCGTTGGCGATTCCGCTGTCGATGCTATTCGCGTCCAATTTGATGTTGGCCCTGGGGATCTCGGCCAGTCTGATGAGTCTGGGTGCGATCGATTTCGGGCTGATTGTCGATTCGTCGGTGATCATGGTGGAAAACTGTGTCCGGCGTCTGTCCGAGACGGCGGCGACGGGCATGAATCGGCTGGCCGTGATACGCGATGCGGCGATCGAGGTCCGGGGACCGACGATGTTCGGCGAATTGATCATTGCGGTGGTCTACATTCCCGTGCTGTTGCTGGAAGGCACCGAGGGAAAGTTGTTTCGGCCCATGGCGCTGACCGTGCTCTTTGCGCTGGGCGGATCGCTGATTCTGTCCATGACGTTGATGCCGGCCTTGGCGTCGGTCGCGTTGCCCAAGTCGCCCAAGGAGAAAGAGGTTTGGTTTCTGCGGTGGATCAAACGGTTTTATTTGCCTTTGGTGGGGCTGTGTTTGCGACGGCCCGTTTTGACCATCGGGACCGCGTTGATGGTGTTTTTGATCAGTATCCCGATCGCTCTTGGCTTGGGGGCGGAATTCATGCCCCGTTTGAACGAAGGCGATTTGTTGGTGGAAGCCGTACGGTTGCCCAGTGCGTCGCTGGAAGGTTCGCGGGAGATGGCACAGGCCGTTGAATCGGAGCTGACGCAATTCCCCGAGGTCAAAACCGTGTTCACCAAAACGGGGCGACCCGAAGTCGCCAACGACGTGATGGGCGTCCACCAGTCGGACGTGTGGGTCATGCTGAATCCGCCCGACCAGTGGCCAGCGGCAAAGACCCGTGATGAATTGATTGCAGAAATGGAAGCGGTTCTGACCGATCGAGTCCCCGGTGTGGCGTTCGGTTTTACCCAGCCGATCGAAATGCGAGTGGACGAGCTGGTTGCCGGGGTGAAAGCCGATGTGGCCGTGTTGGTATTCGGCGACAACTTGGACGTATTGGCCGACAAGGCAAAGGCGATCGAACGCGTGTTGAAGCAAATACCTGGTGCGGCGGATGTGAAAGCGGACATTCAATCCACCTTGGAAACGTTGAACATTCGACC is part of the Crateriforma spongiae genome and harbors:
- a CDS encoding efflux RND transporter permease subunit; translation: MLKRLIELSLHHRMLVFVITFLVALAGLRSALQLPIDAVPDLTNTQVTVMTEAGSLPPVEVERQVTYPIEWAMGGLPNVEEVRSVSKFGLSVITIVFNEGTDVYFATSQVDQRLSSAAAEIPENYGPPELGPMTTALGEILQFEVRDDSKSPMELRTLLEWQIAPRLREVAGVTEINSMGGFYKSFEVRPDPDRLTSLGIGLDELYRKIEDANVNAGGGYIVHHGEQRFLRGEGLLVDESDLGNIVLRRNDEGLPLLLSDVARICIAPLPRQGAVSRDGRGEAVTGMVMMRIGENSREVVARVKDRIEELRDSLPAGVQLEIIYDREDLIGRTLKTVLKNLVEGGALVAIVLLAMLGSIRAGLIVALAIPLSMLFASNLMLALGISASLMSLGAIDFGLIVDSSVIMVENCVRRLSETAATGMNRLAVIRDAAIEVRGPTMFGELIIAVVYIPVLLLEGTEGKLFRPMALTVLFALGGSLILSMTLMPALASVALPKSPKEKEVWFLRWIKRFYLPLVGLCLRRPVLTIGTALMVFLISIPIALGLGAEFMPRLNEGDLLVEAVRLPSASLEGSREMAQAVESELTQFPEVKTVFTKTGRPEVANDVMGVHQSDVWVMLNPPDQWPAAKTRDELIAEMEAVLTDRVPGVAFGFTQPIEMRVDELVAGVKADVAVLVFGDNLDVLADKAKAIERVLKQIPGAADVKADIQSTLETLNIRPRRDRLARYGIDAAAVMDVVAAMGGRPVGEILQGRARFPIRVRLHEDWRNSVPQMQQLPVAIAGGQVVPLGELADITLEQTPPTVEHEDGRRRTFVSANVRGRDVASFVSDAKQQIRDQVLLPAGYELRWGGDFENLQSASKRLLLITPLVLVLIFLLLHTSFNSMRLAMLIFLCVPMAASGGVFALMLRGMPFSIAAGVGFIALFGVAVLNGLVWVSDAENHRRSGELPKDAAMSAADDRLRPVLMTALVASLGFLPMAMSTSDGAEIQRPLATVVIGGLVTSSLLTCLVIPTVYSVMAIRGNRSDNPFDTAGEVPVETSL